A portion of the Pseudomonas protegens CHA0 genome contains these proteins:
- the kynA gene encoding tryptophan 2,3-dioxygenase translates to MSQCPFSSNPPAEWHNAELNFSDSMSYGDYLDLGRILSAQHPLSPDHNEMLFIIQHQTSELWMKLMLHELKAAREHVRQGQLPPAFKMLARVSRIFDQLVHAWAVLATMTPSEYKSIRPYLGQSSGFQSFQYREIEFILGNKSAALLRPHAHRPELLQSLEASIATPSMYDEAIALMARSGLSIDPARLALDSTTTTQHDPSVEAAWREVYANPSAYWDLYQLAEKFIDLEDSFRQWRFRHVTTVERIIGFQPGTGGTEGVGYLRKMLDTVLFPELWRVRSSL, encoded by the coding sequence ATGAGCCAATGTCCCTTTTCAAGCAATCCGCCGGCTGAGTGGCATAACGCCGAGCTGAATTTTTCCGACTCCATGAGCTACGGCGACTACCTGGACCTGGGGCGCATCCTCAGCGCCCAGCATCCCCTGTCGCCGGACCACAACGAGATGCTCTTCATCATCCAGCACCAGACCTCGGAGCTATGGATGAAGCTGATGCTGCACGAGCTCAAGGCGGCCCGCGAGCATGTGCGCCAGGGCCAGTTGCCGCCGGCGTTCAAGATGCTGGCGCGGGTTTCGCGGATTTTCGATCAACTGGTGCACGCCTGGGCGGTGCTGGCCACCATGACGCCGTCCGAGTACAAGTCGATCCGGCCTTACCTGGGCCAGTCCTCGGGCTTCCAGTCGTTCCAGTATCGGGAGATCGAATTCATCCTCGGCAACAAGAGCGCGGCCCTGCTGCGGCCCCATGCCCATCGTCCCGAACTGTTGCAATCGCTGGAAGCGTCGATTGCCACCCCGTCCATGTATGACGAGGCGATTGCCCTGATGGCCCGCAGCGGCTTGAGCATCGACCCTGCGCGCCTGGCACTGGACAGCACCACCACGACTCAGCATGACCCGTCGGTGGAAGCGGCCTGGCGCGAGGTCTACGCCAACCCTTCGGCCTATTGGGACCTGTACCAGTTGGCGGAGAAGTTCATCGACCTGGAAGACTCCTTCCGCCAGTGGCGCTTTCGCCATGTGACCACGGTGGAGCGCATCATCGGCTTCCAGCCCGGCACCGGCGGCACCGAAGGCGTGGGCTACCTGCGCAAGATGCTCGACACCGTGCTGTTTCCCGAACTGTGGCGAGTGCGCTCCTCGCTCTGA
- a CDS encoding PLP-dependent aminotransferase family protein codes for MSRTFELETLKMRLSDPEFRPLDLHQRIQRALRGLILDGALGPGVKLPATRALAKSLAVSRDTVENAYVQLQRDGFVLRRKGSGSYVCETIGAQLRGPSRRRQLQQGLPAHSPEPGAGLSRRGAALLARGGVSDQQAVTAFATGLPETRSFPLEVWERLQRQALKDYRASVLLHGDPQGALPLRKAIAAYLNLERGAKVQPEQILVLSSTRQALFLCAQLLVDAGKPILMENPGYFGARKAFEAAEARIVPIDVDGQGIRTDLLRADRSGARCVYVTPSHQYPTGATLSLERRLELTRWAAEHDRWIIEDDYDSEFHYEGLPTACVQGLDPFRRTLYIGTFSKTLYPGLRMGYMILPAELVGAFSSARSIMDGHTPQILQLTLARFMEEGHYNAHVRAMRKLYAGRRQAMLEAIGRHLPGIARALPPPGGLQVPCLLEPGWSEELTQQRAARAGIQLPGLSRLYAGEQKQQGWLLGYASLSAHEIEAAMARLAQALGKA; via the coding sequence ATGTCCCGGACCTTCGAGCTTGAAACCCTCAAGATGCGGCTCAGCGATCCTGAGTTCCGCCCTCTGGACCTGCACCAGCGCATCCAGCGCGCCTTGCGCGGGCTGATCCTCGACGGCGCCCTGGGCCCCGGCGTGAAGCTGCCGGCGACCCGGGCCCTGGCCAAGTCGCTGGCGGTATCGCGTGACACCGTGGAAAACGCCTATGTGCAGTTGCAGCGCGACGGTTTTGTCCTGCGGCGCAAAGGCTCGGGGAGCTATGTCTGCGAAACCATCGGTGCCCAATTGCGTGGCCCGTCCCGCCGGCGCCAGCTCCAGCAAGGGTTGCCGGCCCACAGCCCGGAACCGGGAGCGGGCCTGAGCCGGCGCGGCGCGGCACTGTTGGCGCGGGGTGGGGTCAGCGATCAGCAGGCGGTCACGGCCTTCGCTACCGGTTTGCCGGAAACCCGCAGCTTCCCGCTGGAGGTCTGGGAGCGCCTGCAACGCCAGGCATTGAAGGATTACCGTGCCAGCGTGCTGCTGCATGGCGATCCCCAGGGCGCGCTGCCCCTGCGCAAGGCGATTGCCGCCTACCTCAACCTGGAACGCGGGGCCAAGGTGCAGCCCGAGCAGATCCTGGTGCTGAGCAGCACTCGCCAGGCGCTGTTCCTGTGTGCGCAACTGCTGGTGGACGCCGGCAAGCCGATCCTGATGGAGAACCCAGGCTACTTCGGCGCGCGCAAGGCCTTCGAGGCGGCCGAGGCGCGGATCGTGCCCATTGATGTGGATGGCCAGGGCATCCGCACCGACCTGTTGCGAGCCGACCGCAGCGGCGCCCGCTGTGTCTATGTGACGCCCTCGCACCAGTACCCCACGGGTGCCACCCTGTCCCTGGAGCGCCGCCTGGAGCTGACCCGCTGGGCCGCCGAGCACGACCGATGGATCATCGAGGACGACTACGACAGCGAGTTCCACTACGAGGGCCTGCCCACCGCCTGCGTCCAGGGCCTGGACCCGTTTCGGCGCACCCTGTACATCGGCACCTTCAGCAAGACTCTCTATCCGGGCCTGCGCATGGGCTACATGATCCTGCCCGCCGAACTGGTGGGGGCCTTCAGCAGTGCTCGCAGCATCATGGACGGGCACACGCCGCAGATCCTCCAGTTGACCCTGGCGCGGTTCATGGAGGAGGGGCACTACAACGCCCATGTACGGGCCATGCGCAAGCTCTACGCCGGGCGCCGGCAGGCCATGCTCGAGGCCATAGGGCGGCACTTGCCGGGCATTGCCAGGGCCTTGCCGCCACCCGGCGGTTTGCAGGTCCCGTGTCTTCTGGAACCCGGCTGGAGCGAAGAGCTGACCCAGCAACGTGCGGCCAGGGCTGGCATCCAGTTGCCGGGGCTCAGCCGGCTTTATGCGGGCGAGCAGAAGCAGCAGGGCTGGCTATTGGGCTATGCGTCCCTGAGCGCCCATGAGATCGAGGCGGCGATGGCGCGTCTGGCCCAGGCCCTGGGAAAGGCCTAG
- a CDS encoding benzoate/H(+) symporter BenE family transporter, whose product MNRTATGLRPADIFSPTVAALISVLVNYGGTFILVFQAAELARLTPAQTTSWVWAVSLGVGLSGMWLSLRYKAPIITAWSTPGAAFLATVMPFTPYAEVIGAYLVCALGFIVLGGSGAFDKLVRLIPKGIAAGLLAGILLQFGINAFGGASADPLLVIVLVLSYAVLRRFTSRFAVVGILFIGLALLIVQERVDFASVHLSFAAPLFTAPQFSVSALLGVALPLFVITLTGQYMPGMLVLRNDGFQTSANPLLTVTGLGSLIMAPFGAHAFNVAAITAAICTGEDAHPDPGKRYIAGIACGVFYILVGTFGVTLATLFMVLPKAFITTLAGLALLGAIGGSLANAMADTATRETALITFLATAANVTLLGIGGAFWGLVAGLTVHLLILGPRSALALERAKP is encoded by the coding sequence ATGAACAGAACCGCGACAGGCCTTAGACCGGCCGATATCTTCTCTCCCACCGTGGCGGCACTGATCTCAGTGCTGGTGAACTATGGCGGGACCTTCATCCTGGTGTTCCAGGCCGCTGAACTGGCCCGGCTGACACCCGCCCAGACCACCTCCTGGGTCTGGGCCGTGTCCCTGGGCGTGGGCCTGAGCGGCATGTGGCTGAGCCTGCGCTACAAGGCGCCGATCATTACCGCCTGGTCTACCCCCGGGGCGGCCTTCTTGGCCACGGTGATGCCCTTCACGCCCTATGCCGAGGTGATCGGCGCTTACCTGGTTTGCGCCCTGGGGTTCATCGTCCTGGGCGGGTCCGGGGCTTTCGACAAGCTGGTGCGCCTGATTCCCAAGGGCATCGCGGCTGGCTTGCTGGCAGGCATCCTGCTGCAGTTCGGGATCAACGCCTTTGGCGGCGCGAGTGCCGATCCACTGCTGGTGATCGTGCTGGTACTGTCCTATGCGGTGCTGCGGCGCTTCACTTCACGCTTTGCCGTGGTGGGCATCCTGTTCATCGGCCTGGCGTTGCTGATCGTCCAGGAGCGGGTCGACTTCGCCAGCGTGCACCTGAGCTTCGCCGCTCCCCTCTTCACTGCGCCACAGTTCTCCGTGTCAGCCTTGCTCGGCGTGGCCCTGCCACTGTTCGTCATCACCCTGACCGGCCAGTACATGCCGGGCATGCTGGTGTTGCGCAATGACGGCTTCCAGACCAGCGCCAACCCGCTGCTCACGGTCACCGGTTTGGGCTCGCTGATCATGGCGCCGTTCGGCGCTCACGCATTCAACGTGGCGGCGATCACGGCGGCGATCTGTACCGGCGAGGATGCCCACCCGGACCCGGGCAAACGCTATATCGCCGGTATCGCCTGCGGCGTTTTCTACATCCTGGTGGGGACCTTCGGGGTCACCCTGGCGACCCTGTTCATGGTCTTGCCCAAGGCCTTTATCACCACCCTGGCCGGCCTGGCATTGCTGGGGGCAATCGGCGGCAGCCTGGCCAACGCCATGGCCGATACGGCCACCCGGGAAACCGCGCTGATCACCTTCCTTGCCACTGCCGCCAACGTCACTCTGCTGGGGATCGGTGGTGCCTTCTGGGGGCTGGTTGCCGGGCTGACCGTGCACCTGTTGATCCTGGGCCCGCGCAGCGCCCTGGCACTGGAACGCGCCAAGCCCTGA
- a CDS encoding amino acid permease, whose translation MDQTLKQGELKRGLKNRHIQLIALGGAIGTGLFLGSAGVLKSAGPSMILGYAIAGFIAFLIMRQLGEMIVEEPVAGSFSHFAHKYWGGYFGFLAGWNYWVLYVLVGMAELTAVGKYVQFWWPEIPTWVSAAVFFVLVNLINMMNVKFFGEAEFWFAIIKVVAIVGMIVLGCYMLFSGSGGSQASVSNLWSHGGFFPNGGTGLLMAMAFIMFSFGGLELVGITAAEAAEPRKVIPKAINQVVYRVLIFYVGALAVLLSLYPWDELLVSLNAGGDAYSSSPFVKIFSLIGSDAAAQILNFVVLTAALSVYNSGVYCNSRMLYGLAEQGDAPKALMKLNKQGVPILALGISALITLLCVLVNYLAPHEALELLFALVVAALMINWALISLTHLRFRKAMAEQGVVPSFKAFWSPLSNYLCLAFMVMIVGVMWMIPGIRASVYAIPVWVLVIWGFYLLSRAKKASQPALR comes from the coding sequence GTGGATCAAACCTTGAAGCAGGGTGAACTCAAGCGTGGCTTGAAGAACCGCCATATTCAGCTGATCGCCCTGGGCGGGGCGATCGGCACCGGACTGTTCCTCGGCTCGGCCGGGGTTCTCAAATCCGCCGGACCTTCGATGATCCTGGGCTACGCGATTGCCGGGTTCATTGCCTTCCTGATCATGCGCCAGCTGGGGGAAATGATTGTCGAGGAGCCGGTGGCCGGTTCCTTCAGCCACTTCGCGCACAAGTACTGGGGCGGCTATTTCGGCTTTCTCGCGGGCTGGAACTACTGGGTGCTGTATGTCCTGGTGGGCATGGCCGAGCTCACTGCGGTGGGCAAGTACGTGCAGTTCTGGTGGCCGGAGATCCCCACTTGGGTCAGCGCCGCGGTGTTCTTCGTGCTGGTCAACCTGATCAACATGATGAACGTGAAGTTCTTCGGCGAGGCCGAGTTCTGGTTCGCCATTATCAAGGTAGTGGCCATCGTCGGCATGATCGTCCTCGGCTGCTACATGCTGTTCAGCGGCAGCGGCGGCAGCCAGGCCTCGGTGAGCAACCTGTGGTCACACGGCGGCTTCTTCCCCAACGGCGGCACCGGCCTGCTGATGGCCATGGCCTTCATCATGTTCTCCTTCGGCGGCCTGGAACTGGTGGGCATCACTGCCGCCGAAGCCGCCGAACCGCGCAAGGTCATTCCCAAGGCCATCAACCAGGTGGTCTACCGGGTGCTGATCTTCTACGTCGGCGCCCTGGCGGTGCTGCTGTCGCTGTACCCGTGGGACGAACTGCTGGTGAGCCTCAACGCTGGCGGCGACGCCTACAGCAGCAGCCCGTTCGTGAAGATCTTCTCGCTGATCGGCAGTGATGCCGCAGCGCAGATCCTCAACTTCGTGGTCCTGACTGCGGCGCTGTCGGTGTACAACAGCGGCGTGTACTGCAACAGCCGCATGCTCTATGGCCTGGCCGAACAGGGTGACGCACCCAAGGCGCTGATGAAGCTCAACAAGCAGGGCGTGCCGATCCTGGCCCTGGGCATTTCCGCGCTGATCACCCTGCTCTGCGTGCTGGTCAACTACCTGGCGCCCCATGAAGCGCTGGAGTTGCTGTTCGCCCTGGTGGTGGCCGCATTGATGATCAACTGGGCGCTGATCAGCCTGACCCACCTGCGCTTTCGCAAGGCCATGGCCGAGCAGGGCGTGGTGCCTTCGTTCAAGGCCTTCTGGTCGCCGCTGAGCAACTACCTGTGCCTGGCCTTCATGGTGATGATCGTCGGCGTGATGTGGATGATCCCCGGCATCCGTGCCTCGGTGTACGCGATCCCGGTGTGGGTCCTGGTGATCTGGGGCTTCTACCTCCTGAGCCGGGCGAAAAAAGCTTCGCAACCCGCCCTGCGCTAA
- the antC gene encoding anthranilate 1,2-dioxygenase electron transfer component AntC, producing MTHKVAFSFADGKTLFFPVKANEILLDAALRNGIKIPLDCREGVCGTCQGRCESGQYSQDYVDEEALSAQDLEQRKMLSCQTRVQSDAAFYFDFDSSLCHSADPVQLQGSVIDVRQVSESTAILHLDLGGHQAPLDFLPGQYARLSIPGTGTSRAYSFANRPAADNQLQFLIRLLPDGVMSNYIRERCLVGDSIALEAPLGAFYLRQISRPLVLVAGGTGLSALLAMLEQIVEQGCQQPLHLYYGVRHSADLCELERIQALGERLPAFRFTPVISDTDPDWSGKRGYISEHFDSSELRDQDTDMYVCGPPPMVDSIRIWLQEQQLNRVQLYYERFTESNI from the coding sequence ATGACGCACAAGGTCGCGTTCAGCTTTGCCGACGGCAAGACCCTGTTCTTCCCGGTCAAGGCCAATGAAATCCTGCTCGACGCCGCCCTGCGCAACGGCATCAAGATCCCCCTGGACTGCCGCGAAGGGGTGTGCGGCACCTGCCAGGGCCGTTGCGAGTCGGGCCAGTACAGCCAGGACTATGTGGACGAAGAAGCCCTCAGCGCCCAGGACCTGGAACAGCGCAAGATGCTCAGTTGCCAGACCCGGGTGCAGTCCGACGCAGCGTTCTATTTCGATTTCGACTCCAGCCTGTGCCACAGCGCCGACCCGGTGCAGTTGCAGGGCTCGGTGATCGACGTGCGCCAGGTGTCCGAAAGCACCGCCATCCTCCACCTGGACCTGGGCGGCCATCAAGCGCCACTGGATTTCCTCCCGGGCCAGTACGCGCGCCTGAGCATCCCCGGTACCGGCACTAGCCGGGCCTACTCCTTCGCCAACCGGCCGGCGGCGGACAACCAGTTGCAGTTCCTGATCCGCCTGCTGCCCGACGGGGTGATGAGCAACTACATCCGCGAGCGTTGCCTGGTGGGCGACAGTATTGCGCTGGAGGCGCCGCTGGGGGCCTTTTACCTGCGCCAGATCAGCCGTCCGCTGGTGCTGGTGGCCGGCGGCACCGGACTGTCGGCGCTATTGGCGATGCTCGAACAGATCGTCGAGCAGGGCTGCCAGCAACCACTGCATCTGTACTACGGCGTGCGCCACAGTGCCGATCTGTGCGAACTGGAGCGTATCCAGGCACTGGGCGAGCGCTTGCCAGCGTTTCGCTTCACCCCGGTAATCAGCGACACCGACCCGGATTGGTCGGGCAAGCGCGGCTACATCAGCGAACACTTCGACAGCAGCGAACTGCGCGACCAGGACACCGACATGTATGTGTGCGGGCCGCCGCCAATGGTCGATTCGATCCGAATCTGGCTGCAAGAACAGCAACTTAACCGCGTTCAGCTGTATTACGAGCGGTTTACCGAGAGTAATATCTGA
- the antB gene encoding anthranilate 1,2-dioxygenase small subunit, whose protein sequence is MNAQLQYQIEQFFYRKSELCDAQDWDAYLQLFAVDSEFHLPQWDSEHVYTRDPKREMSLIYYANRSGLEDRVFRLHTGKAASTIPMPRTLHMVSNLRIAEGDNGLLRVRLNWHTLFYRLATSEEFYGHATYDLKPQGDSWLIQRKHVLLLNDTINSVLDFYHL, encoded by the coding sequence ATGAATGCGCAACTGCAGTACCAGATCGAGCAATTCTTCTACCGCAAGTCCGAGCTTTGCGATGCCCAGGACTGGGACGCCTACCTGCAACTGTTTGCCGTGGACAGCGAGTTCCACCTGCCCCAGTGGGACTCGGAACACGTCTACACCCGGGACCCGAAACGCGAGATGTCGCTGATCTACTACGCCAACCGTTCGGGGCTGGAGGACCGGGTGTTCCGCCTGCACACCGGCAAGGCGGCCTCGACCATCCCTATGCCGCGCACCCTGCACATGGTCAGCAACCTGCGCATTGCCGAGGGCGACAACGGCCTGCTGCGGGTACGCCTGAACTGGCACACGCTGTTCTATCGCCTGGCCACTTCCGAGGAGTTCTACGGCCACGCCACCTACGACCTCAAGCCCCAGGGCGACAGTTGGCTGATCCAGCGCAAGCACGTGCTGCTGCTCAACGACACGATCAACTCGGTGCTCGATTTCTATCACCTCTGA
- the antA gene encoding anthranilate 1,2-dioxygenase large subunit, with protein MSGARNVEQWQDFIGSCLDFRPADGVFRIARDMFTEPELFDLEMELIFEKNWIYACHESELPNNHDFITMRAGRQPMIITRDGEGRLNALVNACQHRGTTLTRVGKGNQSTFTCPFHAWCYKSDGRLVKVKAPGEYDEGFDKATRGLKKARIESYKGFVFISLDVAADNSLEDFLGDARIFFDMMVAQSPDGELEVLPGKSAYTYDGNWKLQNENGLDGYHVSTVHYNYVATVQHRQQVNADNGAGSSATLDYSKLGAGDASTDDGWFAFENGHSVLFSEMPNPAVRSGYASIMPRLVAEHGQAKAEWMMHRLRNLNIYPSLFFLDQISSQLRIIRPIAWNKTEIISQCIGVKGESDADRENRIRQFEDFFNVSGMGTPDDLVEFREAQRGFQGRLERWSDISRGRQHWVSGPTANSQNLGIQPAMTGTEITHEGLYVNQHQNWQKFLLDGLQRRPLKLREV; from the coding sequence ATGAGTGGTGCAAGAAACGTCGAGCAGTGGCAAGACTTCATCGGCAGCTGCCTGGATTTTCGTCCCGCGGACGGGGTATTCCGTATCGCCCGGGACATGTTCACCGAACCCGAGCTGTTCGACCTGGAGATGGAGCTGATCTTCGAGAAGAACTGGATCTACGCCTGTCACGAAAGCGAGCTGCCCAACAACCACGACTTCATCACGATGCGCGCCGGGCGCCAGCCGATGATCATCACCCGCGACGGCGAGGGCCGGCTCAATGCCCTGGTCAACGCCTGCCAGCACCGCGGCACCACCCTGACCCGGGTCGGCAAGGGCAACCAGTCCACCTTTACCTGCCCCTTCCATGCCTGGTGCTACAAGAGCGACGGGCGCCTGGTGAAGGTCAAGGCGCCAGGGGAATACGACGAGGGCTTCGACAAGGCCACCCGCGGCCTGAAGAAGGCCCGCATCGAGAGCTACAAGGGCTTCGTCTTCATCAGCCTGGACGTAGCCGCCGACAATTCCCTGGAAGACTTCCTCGGCGACGCCAGGATCTTCTTCGACATGATGGTCGCCCAGTCCCCCGATGGTGAGCTGGAGGTGCTGCCGGGCAAGTCCGCCTACACCTACGACGGCAACTGGAAGCTGCAGAACGAGAACGGCCTGGACGGTTATCACGTCAGCACCGTGCACTACAACTACGTGGCCACGGTGCAGCACCGCCAGCAGGTCAACGCCGACAACGGCGCCGGCAGCAGCGCCACCCTGGACTACAGCAAGCTCGGCGCCGGCGACGCCAGCACCGACGATGGCTGGTTCGCCTTCGAGAACGGCCACAGCGTGCTGTTCAGCGAAATGCCCAACCCGGCGGTGCGCTCCGGCTACGCCAGCATCATGCCGCGCCTGGTGGCCGAGCACGGCCAGGCCAAGGCCGAGTGGATGATGCACCGCCTGCGCAACCTGAACATCTACCCCAGCCTGTTCTTCCTCGACCAGATCAGTTCCCAGTTGCGGATCATCCGCCCCATCGCCTGGAACAAGACCGAGATCATCAGCCAGTGCATCGGGGTCAAGGGCGAGAGCGACGCCGACCGGGAAAACCGCATCCGCCAGTTCGAGGATTTCTTCAACGTCTCGGGCATGGGCACGCCGGACGACCTGGTGGAGTTCCGCGAGGCCCAGCGCGGCTTCCAGGGGCGCCTGGAGCGCTGGAGCGACATCTCCCGCGGGCGCCAGCATTGGGTCAGCGGGCCCACCGCTAACAGCCAGAACCTGGGCATCCAGCCGGCCATGACCGGCACCGAGATCACCCATGAGGGGCTGTACGTCAACCAGCACCAGAACTGGCAGAAATTCCTCCTCGACGGCCTGCAGCGCCGGCCCCTGAAACTGCGTGAGGTGTGA
- a CDS encoding AraC family transcriptional regulator → MNSKADGQFREIRIDRFDLEGARNWMAGICGPHRLETANPERIRFHHSANVLRSRSTTLGIIEYGTDVVVDIQDTERFSSYSLSLPLCGEQELSKDGRLLRSDRGQGVIIAPNESQVLAISGDCRKLQVVISRPAMSEALEGLLQRPVLEPLRFEPGMDALHGAAAAWWRMAQHFIGELAQGNELYEQLAFTREIESSLIKGLILAQPNNYSSELRAMLGVKLPHYLVRARQHLHEHARETVHLEDLEAAAGVSRFKLFEAFRKYFALSPMAYLKRHRLNGVRQEILEHGSARNISEIALGWGFTHLGRFSAEYRKLFDETPSVTAQRHPARRPAGF, encoded by the coding sequence ATGAATAGCAAGGCTGATGGGCAGTTTCGCGAGATTCGTATCGATCGCTTTGACCTTGAAGGGGCCAGGAACTGGATGGCGGGAATCTGTGGGCCTCACCGCCTGGAAACCGCCAACCCCGAACGCATTCGTTTCCACCACAGTGCCAATGTGCTCAGGTCCCGTTCCACGACCCTGGGCATCATCGAATACGGCACCGATGTGGTGGTGGATATCCAGGACACCGAGCGCTTCAGCAGCTATAGCCTGAGCCTGCCGTTGTGCGGCGAGCAGGAACTGAGCAAGGACGGGCGCCTGTTGCGCTCGGACCGCGGCCAGGGGGTGATCATCGCCCCCAACGAAAGCCAGGTGCTGGCCATCTCCGGAGACTGTCGCAAGCTGCAGGTGGTGATTTCCCGGCCGGCCATGAGCGAGGCCCTGGAGGGCCTGTTGCAGCGCCCGGTGCTGGAGCCGCTGCGTTTCGAGCCCGGCATGGATGCGCTGCACGGTGCCGCCGCGGCCTGGTGGCGCATGGCGCAGCATTTCATCGGCGAACTGGCCCAGGGCAACGAGCTCTATGAACAGCTGGCCTTCACCCGGGAAATCGAAAGCTCATTGATCAAGGGCCTGATCCTGGCCCAGCCCAACAACTACTCCAGCGAGTTGCGGGCAATGCTCGGGGTCAAGCTGCCCCACTATCTGGTACGGGCCCGCCAGCACTTGCATGAACATGCCCGCGAGACCGTGCACCTGGAAGACCTGGAGGCCGCCGCCGGCGTCTCGCGCTTCAAGCTGTTCGAGGCCTTTCGCAAGTACTTCGCCCTGTCGCCCATGGCCTACCTCAAGCGCCACCGGCTCAATGGCGTGCGCCAGGAAATTCTCGAGCACGGCTCGGCGCGCAACATCTCGGAGATTGCCCTGGGCTGGGGCTTCACCCACCTGGGGCGGTTCTCCGCCGAGTACCGCAAGCTGTTCGACGAAACCCCGAGCGTCACTGCCCAGCGTCACCCCGCGCGGCGACCGGCCGGGTTCTAG
- a CDS encoding Lrp/AsnC family transcriptional regulator, with protein MTLDSTDLRILYFLQQDGRISNQELAEKVALSPSACLRRLRLLETEGIISGYRAQLNAERLGIELEAIVHVSLRQDVEGWHETFIGKVQQWPEVVAAYVITGASNYVLRIQARNLKHFSDFIVNHLNRASGVTDIRSEIVLQKIKEQNSLLDLVQRK; from the coding sequence ATGACCCTCGACTCCACGGACCTGCGCATCCTCTACTTCCTGCAACAGGACGGGCGTATCAGCAATCAGGAACTGGCGGAGAAAGTCGCCCTCTCGCCCTCGGCCTGCCTGCGCCGCCTGCGCCTGCTGGAAACGGAGGGGATCATCAGCGGCTATCGCGCCCAGCTCAATGCCGAGCGCCTGGGCATCGAGCTGGAGGCGATCGTCCACGTATCCCTGCGCCAGGACGTGGAAGGCTGGCACGAGACCTTTATCGGCAAGGTCCAGCAGTGGCCGGAAGTGGTGGCCGCCTACGTGATCACCGGCGCCAGCAACTACGTGCTGCGCATCCAGGCGCGCAACCTCAAGCACTTCTCGGATTTCATCGTCAACCATCTGAACCGCGCCTCGGGCGTGACCGACATCCGCTCGGAAATCGTCCTGCAGAAGATCAAGGAACAGAACAGCCTGCTGGACCTGGTGCAGCGCAAGTAA
- the kynU gene encoding kynureninase — protein MIDKNHCLRLDEQDPLAPLRQQFSLPEGVIYLDGNSLGARPVAAAERARQVIEQEWGEGLIRSWNTAGWRDLSQRLGDRLAPLIGAGAGEVVITDTTSINLFKVLSAALQVQAGRAPQRRVIVSESSNFPTDLYIVEGLTQLLQQGYSLRLVDSPEQLPAAIDQDTAVVLLTHVNYKTGYMHDMQATTRLIHEAGALSIWDLAHSAGAVPVDLGRSGADYAIGCTYKYLNGGPGSQAFAWVAPALCDLVTQPLSGWFGHARQFDMATRYEPSSGIARYLCGTQPITSLAMVECGLEVFERTDMQSLRRKSLALTDLFIELVEQRCVGHELKLVTPREHAKRGSHVSFEHPEGYAVIQALIARGVIGDYREPRIMRFGFTPLYTRFSEVWDAVQILGEVLDQKTWAQAQFQVRHSVT, from the coding sequence ATGATCGATAAAAACCACTGCCTGCGTCTCGATGAACAGGACCCCCTGGCGCCGCTGCGCCAACAGTTCAGCCTGCCCGAAGGGGTGATCTACCTCGATGGCAACTCCCTTGGTGCCCGCCCCGTGGCGGCTGCCGAGCGGGCCCGGCAGGTGATCGAGCAAGAGTGGGGCGAGGGCCTGATCCGCAGCTGGAACACGGCCGGCTGGCGTGACCTGTCCCAGCGCCTGGGGGATCGGCTGGCGCCGCTGATCGGTGCGGGTGCTGGTGAGGTGGTCATCACCGATACCACTTCCATCAACCTGTTCAAGGTCCTCAGTGCCGCCCTGCAGGTCCAGGCCGGACGTGCGCCCCAGCGGCGGGTGATCGTCTCCGAAAGCAGCAACTTTCCTACCGACCTGTACATAGTCGAAGGCCTGACGCAGCTGCTGCAGCAGGGGTACTCCCTGCGCCTGGTGGACAGCCCGGAACAACTGCCGGCGGCCATCGACCAGGACACCGCGGTGGTGCTGCTGACCCACGTCAACTACAAGACCGGCTACATGCACGACATGCAGGCGACCACCAGGTTGATCCACGAGGCGGGCGCCCTGAGCATCTGGGACCTGGCCCACTCGGCCGGCGCGGTGCCGGTGGACCTGGGCCGCAGCGGCGCCGACTACGCCATCGGCTGCACCTACAAGTACCTCAATGGCGGCCCCGGCTCCCAGGCCTTCGCCTGGGTCGCTCCGGCGCTCTGCGACCTGGTTACCCAGCCGCTGTCCGGCTGGTTCGGCCATGCCCGGCAGTTCGACATGGCTACCCGCTACGAGCCTTCCAGCGGCATTGCCCGCTACCTGTGCGGCACCCAGCCGATTACCTCTCTGGCCATGGTCGAATGCGGCCTGGAAGTCTTCGAACGGACCGACATGCAGAGCCTGCGGCGCAAGTCCCTGGCGCTGACCGACCTGTTCATCGAACTGGTGGAGCAGCGCTGCGTCGGTCACGAGCTGAAGCTGGTGACCCCGCGTGAGCATGCCAAGCGTGGCAGCCACGTGAGCTTCGAGCACCCCGAAGGCTACGCGGTGATCCAGGCCCTGATCGCCCGGGGCGTGATCGGCGATTACCGCGAGCCGCGGATCATGCGTTTCGGCTTCACTCCGCTGTACACCCGCTTCAGCGAGGTATGGGACGCGGTGCAGATCCTCGGTGAAGTCCTCGACCAGAAAACCTGGGCCCAGGCGCAATTCCAGGTGCGCCACAGCGTGACCTGA